One window of Campylobacter avium LMG 24591 genomic DNA carries:
- a CDS encoding (Fe-S)-binding protein, whose product MKKVYFYATCLGSAAMQESVLNAIKLLRLNDVEVIFKKNQTCCAQPSFNTGYFKESKNVALYNVELFNEDYPIVVPSGSCAGMMSHDYLELFKDDKDYEKVKAFSSRVIELSQYLNDVLKVNLEDKGEPIKITWHSNCHALRVQKSIEASKSLINKLKNVELVPLEFEEECCGFGGTFSVKEPEISDAMARAKIADIQKTGVKYVVSGDGGCLLNISGTMSRMNLDIKGIHLYDFLLKRVQGVAL is encoded by the coding sequence ATGAAAAAAGTGTATTTTTATGCTACTTGTCTTGGCTCTGCTGCCATGCAAGAGAGCGTTTTAAATGCTATAAAACTTCTGCGTCTAAATGACGTGGAAGTGATTTTTAAGAAAAATCAAACCTGCTGTGCTCAACCTTCCTTTAACACAGGCTATTTTAAAGAAAGCAAGAATGTAGCCCTTTACAATGTAGAGCTTTTTAATGAGGATTATCCCATCGTTGTGCCAAGTGGCTCTTGTGCTGGTATGATGAGTCATGATTATTTAGAGCTTTTTAAAGACGATAAGGACTATGAAAAGGTAAAAGCCTTTAGCTCAAGAGTTATAGAGCTTTCGCAGTATTTAAATGATGTTTTAAAGGTAAATTTAGAGGATAAAGGAGAGCCTATTAAGATAACTTGGCACTCAAACTGCCACGCTTTAAGGGTTCAAAAAAGTATAGAGGCTTCAAAATCTCTTATAAACAAGCTTAAAAATGTTGAGCTTGTGCCTTTGGAATTTGAGGAGGAATGCTGCGGTTTTGGCGGGACATTTTCTGTTAAAGAGCCTGAAATTTCAGATGCTATGGCAAGAGCAAAGATAGCTGATATACAAAAAACGGGCGTTAAGTATGTAGTAAGTGGCGATGGAGGCTGTTTGCTAAATATTAGCGGGACTATGAGCCGTATGAACCTTGATATAAAGGGCATTCATCTTTATGATTTTTTACTTAAAAGAGTGCAAGGAGTAGCTTTATGA
- a CDS encoding LutB/LldF family L-lactate oxidation iron-sulfur protein: MSIDKIPHEEIVNTKLNDAQMRQNLSNAMHTLQRNRLNVIKDRFEDWQGLRAKAKKAKNNALMSLKDRLLEFEKNATKNGMKVHWANSSDEACEIIYELMKEKNINKILKGKSMASEEVGLNHYLEKKGIKAIETDLGELILQLNGETPVHIVVPAIHRNRYEIGQIFKDKLNAPLENEIEKLNAIAREHLRSEFESLTMGLSGVNFAMSKEGAIWLIENEGNGRMCTTAPDIHVAICGIEKVMQSFEDAATMVSLLTPSATGQFIPTYNNIITGPRKNGDLDGPKEVHIVLFNHHRSDMLAHEDYYEALRCIRCGACMNFCPVYDKIGGHTYQTVYPGPIGEVISPNIFGIDNTGDILSFCSLCGRCSEVCPVKIPLADLIRKLRSNKVGQGKNPPLGAKSLKHSSSEAFVFKSYEKMATNGALWRFSLSKTHLFNSLLHSVGKSMPVIKKWSKFKDLPQIKINLYKELENMEGVVYE; encoded by the coding sequence ATGAGTATAGATAAAATTCCACACGAAGAAATAGTAAATACAAAGCTAAACGATGCTCAAATGAGGCAAAACCTCTCAAATGCTATGCACACCTTGCAAAGAAATAGGCTAAATGTCATTAAGGATAGATTTGAGGATTGGCAAGGACTAAGAGCTAAGGCAAAAAAGGCTAAAAATAATGCTTTGATGTCCTTAAAAGATAGGCTTTTAGAATTTGAAAAAAACGCTACGAAAAATGGTATGAAGGTGCATTGGGCAAATTCAAGCGATGAGGCCTGTGAAATCATTTACGAGCTTATGAAAGAAAAAAATATAAATAAAATTCTAAAAGGTAAGTCCATGGCCTCAGAAGAAGTAGGGCTTAATCACTACCTAGAAAAAAAGGGGATTAAGGCGATTGAGACTGATTTGGGCGAGCTTATTTTGCAGCTAAATGGCGAAACTCCCGTTCATATAGTGGTTCCAGCCATACACAGAAACCGCTATGAAATAGGGCAAATTTTCAAAGACAAACTAAACGCACCGCTAGAAAATGAGATAGAAAAGCTAAATGCCATAGCTAGAGAGCATTTAAGAAGTGAATTTGAGAGCTTAACTATGGGGCTTAGCGGGGTAAATTTTGCTATGTCAAAGGAAGGTGCTATTTGGCTTATAGAAAATGAGGGAAATGGTAGGATGTGTACCACGGCACCTGATATACATGTGGCGATTTGTGGCATAGAAAAGGTTATGCAAAGTTTTGAGGATGCTGCTACTATGGTGTCTTTGCTAACTCCTTCAGCTACAGGCCAATTTATCCCAACTTATAATAACATCATCACTGGACCTAGAAAAAATGGAGATTTAGACGGACCAAAGGAAGTTCATATAGTGCTTTTTAATCACCACAGAAGCGATATGCTAGCTCACGAGGATTATTACGAGGCTTTAAGATGTATTAGATGTGGTGCTTGTATGAATTTTTGTCCTGTGTACGATAAGATAGGAGGGCATACTTATCAAACAGTTTATCCAGGTCCAATAGGAGAGGTGATAAGTCCAAATATCTTTGGTATAGATAACACGGGCGATATTTTAAGCTTTTGCTCACTTTGTGGAAGGTGTTCTGAAGTGTGTCCTGTGAAAATTCCTTTGGCTGATTTGATTAGAAAGCTAAGAAGCAACAAGGTGGGGCAGGGCAAAAATCCTCCTTTAGGTGCAAAGTCCTTAAAACATAGTTCTAGCGAAGCCTTTGTTTTTAAAAGCTATGAAAAAATGGCTACAAATGGTGCTTTGTGGAGATTTTCTTTGTCTAAAACGCATTTGTTTAACTCCTTACTTCATAGCGTGGGAAAATCCATGCCTGTGATTAAAAAATGGAGCAAATTTAAGGATTTGCCACAGATTAAAATTAACCTTTACAAAGAGCTTGAAAATATGGAAGGAGTTGTCTATGAGTAG
- a CDS encoding LutC/YkgG family protein, producing the protein MSRIDEISKKSKEEILNALNVAHSIKDFVFEDSVDPVAHIQSSGTALEELKQKMEANKYIVEESTEDKLEEKINEIAKSYGYAKLIHGSSLGLDLSKLEANEKICFDKEIENLRQEVFHSEFSVIHARLGVSSHGVALVLSSKEQPRMLSLAPTLCIILLKKENIVKSLSQALNLVKKENEILPNNILFIAGPSRTADIELITVFGVHGSQKVHIILY; encoded by the coding sequence ATGAGTAGAATAGATGAGATAAGCAAGAAAAGCAAAGAAGAGATTTTAAACGCACTAAATGTTGCTCATAGTATAAAAGACTTTGTTTTTGAGGACAGTGTCGATCCTGTAGCTCACATACAAAGCAGTGGCACTGCCTTAGAAGAGCTCAAGCAAAAGATGGAGGCAAACAAATACATAGTAGAAGAAAGCACTGAGGATAAGCTTGAAGAAAAGATAAATGAGATAGCTAAAAGTTATGGCTATGCCAAGCTTATACATGGTAGCTCTCTTGGGCTTGATTTGTCTAAGCTTGAAGCTAATGAAAAAATTTGCTTTGATAAAGAGATAGAAAATTTAAGGCAAGAAGTTTTTCACAGTGAATTTTCAGTAATTCACGCTAGGCTTGGAGTAAGCTCTCATGGAGTAGCCCTAGTATTATCCTCAAAAGAACAGCCAAGAATGCTTTCATTAGCACCAACGCTGTGTATAATCTTGCTAAAAAAGGAAAATATAGTAAAAAGCTTATCGCAGGCTTTAAATTTGGTAAAAAAAGAAAATGAAATTTTGCCTAATAATATCTTATTTATAGCAGGACCTTCAAGAACCGCTGATATAGAGCTCATAACCGTTTTTGGAGTACACGGCTCACAAAAGGTGCATATAATTCTTTACTAA
- a CDS encoding META domain-containing protein, producing the protein MLKKLTLCLFALLFITSCAKNTSELSSEKEKSVLATYELSVMKINNKSIKVPKGFEIILFDDNTLSYKGCNVGFGSYQKSDSEISVQISGLTRKMCEKNLMDLENTFVGAFRGEFKTQTSGKNISFINKNSNFFFNILEK; encoded by the coding sequence ATGTTAAAAAAACTTACATTGTGTCTTTTCGCTCTTCTTTTCATAACATCTTGTGCCAAAAATACAAGTGAACTTTCTAGCGAAAAAGAAAAATCTGTGCTGGCAACTTACGAACTTAGCGTGATGAAAATCAATAACAAAAGCATTAAAGTGCCAAAAGGCTTTGAAATAATACTTTTTGATGATAATACCTTAAGCTACAAGGGCTGTAATGTAGGCTTTGGAAGCTATCAAAAATCAGATAGTGAAATTTCGGTGCAAATTTCAGGTCTTACAAGAAAGATGTGTGAAAAAAACTTAATGGACCTTGAAAATACCTTTGTTGGTGCTTTTAGGGGCGAGTTTAAAACTCAAACATCTGGCAAGAATATATCATTTATAAATAAAAATTCAAATTTTTTCTTTAATATACTAGAAAAATAA
- a CDS encoding methyl-accepting chemotaxis protein produces the protein MFKSIGLKISLILFIVLIFSFSIILAILYFNVKETTAKMALSNLNSISASVFQSMRLSMDFGMREKIDEAIANAKSIEGVADIRIYPSKEVIETFDMKNPQTSDEDVIKQQFKNPSIVSMQATLNDIAHLRLIRPLLADDSCIACHGDVKNGEVLGVMDIYHSLEETQRDLNTTSNIFIFIFCIALILTLTVIGFFLKTVVGKPILELLNTAKELSQGSGNLKSRLRIRGKDEIARACNFINLFIEKIQKTVSATAANSNNIEKQVKLLNTNASSLSQISSNTALKISNSYKTSKDVNLELNNLSQLSSLANEANDKSFALLNQMIDSLFASANKINTVASSESELATRVESMVEYADKIKDLTNKMDDIVEMINLLALNAGIEAARAGEHGRGFAVVADEVRKLAENSEEFLSNMQATIKDLVSKIHDLSSTLKQNSNNIISLNKEATSLVNDAKEVKDKNQEAKNLVESCMDKIKISQDSIQILLKDMEESVYASEQNEEISKTLSKVADELKIVCDNLEKELSAFRI, from the coding sequence ATGTTTAAAAGCATAGGCTTAAAAATTTCGCTTATACTGTTTATAGTTCTCATCTTTAGTTTTTCAATCATACTTGCTATTTTGTATTTTAATGTAAAAGAAACTACCGCAAAAATGGCTTTATCAAATTTAAATAGCATAAGTGCTTCCGTTTTTCAGTCTATGAGACTATCTATGGACTTTGGAATGCGCGAAAAGATAGATGAGGCAATAGCCAATGCAAAAAGCATAGAGGGCGTGGCTGACATTAGAATTTATCCATCAAAAGAGGTTATAGAAACTTTCGATATGAAAAATCCTCAAACCAGCGATGAGGATGTGATAAAACAGCAGTTTAAGAACCCGAGCATAGTATCCATGCAAGCAACCTTAAACGATATAGCACATCTAAGGCTTATTAGGCCACTTTTGGCTGATGATTCTTGCATAGCTTGTCACGGCGATGTGAAAAACGGCGAAGTGCTGGGGGTTATGGACATATATCATAGTCTAGAGGAGACGCAAAGGGACTTAAATACAACCTCTAATATATTTATATTTATCTTTTGCATAGCCTTGATTTTAACACTAACTGTTATAGGATTTTTCTTAAAAACTGTAGTTGGAAAGCCTATTTTAGAGCTTTTAAACACGGCCAAAGAGCTATCTCAAGGCAGTGGAAATTTAAAAAGTAGATTAAGGATAAGAGGAAAGGACGAGATAGCTAGGGCTTGTAATTTCATAAATCTTTTCATAGAAAAAATTCAAAAAACAGTATCAGCAACGGCTGCAAATTCAAACAACATAGAAAAACAAGTAAAGCTTTTAAATACAAATGCAAGTTCGCTAAGCCAAATTTCAAGCAACACAGCCTTAAAAATTTCAAACTCATACAAAACTAGCAAAGATGTGAATTTAGAGCTTAACAATCTTTCCCAGCTTTCATCCTTAGCAAATGAGGCTAATGACAAATCCTTTGCCTTGCTTAATCAAATGATTGATTCTTTGTTTGCTTCGGCAAATAAAATCAACACGGTTGCTAGCAGTGAAAGCGAGTTAGCAACTAGGGTTGAAAGCATGGTTGAGTATGCGGATAAGATTAAAGACCTTACAAACAAAATGGATGATATAGTAGAGATGATAAATTTGCTAGCGCTGAATGCAGGGATTGAAGCAGCCCGTGCGGGAGAACACGGACGCGGCTTTGCGGTGGTAGCCGATGAGGTAAGAAAGTTAGCTGAAAATAGCGAGGAATTTTTAAGCAATATGCAAGCAACCATCAAGGACTTAGTAAGTAAAATTCACGACCTAAGCTCTACCTTAAAGCAAAACTCAAACAATATAATATCCTTAAACAAAGAGGCAACTTCTTTAGTAAATGACGCAAAAGAAGTAAAAGATAAAAATCAAGAAGCTAAGAACTTAGTAGAATCTTGCATGGACAAGATAAAAATTTCACAAGATAGCATACAAATCTTGCTAAAGGATATGGAAGAAAGCGTTTATGCCTCAGAACAAAACGAGGAAATTTCAAAGACCTTATCAAAGGTGGCTGATGAGTTAAAGATAGTTTGCGATAATTTAGAAAAAGAGCTTAGTGCTTTTAGAATTTAA
- the nspC gene encoding carboxynorspermidine decarboxylase, whose translation MQILQNLDKIEKTPIYVVEEAALKRNCELLAKIKEQSGAKILLALKAFSFTASLKLISKYLDGATCSGLWEAKLAKEFMGKEIHTYSPAFKDDEIDEITELSNHIVFNSLNQLNKYKDKALKKGKSIGLRVNPELSLAPKALYNPCARFSRLGILAKDLQDEHLQGVSGLHFHALCEESAESLELVLKSFEDKFGKFFKKLRWLNFGGGHHISKKGYNVDKLIKLCKDFSSKYNLEIYLEPGEAVAWQCGSLVSSVIDIVHNEKNIALLDTSNEAHMPDTVIMPYTSEVANARILEKNSKPKQDEHSFLLAGISCLAGDVMGEYAFKKELKVNDKVVFLDQAHYSIVKNTTFNGVRLPSLGFLRENGDLELVKSFSYEDFKRRN comes from the coding sequence ATGCAAATTTTACAAAATTTAGACAAGATTGAAAAAACTCCAATTTATGTTGTGGAGGAAGCTGCATTAAAAAGAAATTGCGAACTTTTAGCTAAAATTAAAGAACAAAGCGGAGCGAAAATTTTACTAGCCTTAAAAGCCTTTTCATTTACAGCAAGCTTGAAATTAATCTCTAAATACCTAGATGGCGCCACTTGTAGCGGACTTTGGGAGGCAAAGCTAGCAAAGGAGTTCATGGGCAAGGAAATTCATACTTATTCTCCAGCCTTTAAAGATGATGAGATAGATGAGATAACAGAACTTTCAAATCATATAGTTTTTAACTCCTTAAACCAGCTAAACAAATACAAAGACAAAGCCTTAAAAAAAGGAAAAAGCATAGGACTTAGGGTAAATCCTGAACTATCGCTAGCTCCAAAAGCTTTGTACAATCCTTGTGCCAGGTTTTCAAGACTTGGAATTTTAGCCAAAGATTTACAAGATGAGCATTTGCAAGGAGTAAGTGGCTTACATTTTCATGCACTGTGCGAGGAAAGTGCTGAAAGCTTGGAACTTGTATTAAAATCTTTTGAGGATAAATTTGGCAAATTTTTTAAAAAACTTAGGTGGCTAAATTTTGGCGGAGGACATCACATAAGCAAAAAAGGCTACAATGTAGATAAGCTAATAAAGCTATGCAAGGATTTTTCAAGCAAATACAATCTTGAAATTTACCTTGAACCAGGCGAAGCGGTTGCGTGGCAGTGCGGAAGCTTGGTAAGCTCTGTAATTGACATAGTGCATAATGAAAAAAATATAGCCTTGCTTGACACCTCAAATGAAGCTCACATGCCAGATACAGTTATCATGCCTTATACTAGCGAGGTGGCTAATGCTAGAATTTTAGAAAAGAACTCAAAGCCAAAGCAAGATGAACACAGCTTTTTATTAGCAGGAATTTCTTGTTTAGCAGGCGATGTCATGGGAGAATATGCCTTTAAAAAGGAACTTAAGGTAAATGATAAAGTGGTGTTTTTAGACCAGGCGCATTATAGTATAGTGAAAAATACTACTTTTAATGGGGTTAGGTTGCCTAGCCTTGGTTTTCTAAGGGAAAATGGGGACTTAGAGCTTGTTAAAAGCTTTTCTTATGAGGACTTTAAAAGGAGAAATTGA
- a CDS encoding MoaD/ThiS family protein, with the protein MATVNFLGPINKKSISVTCSSLKELKEFLSEDKDLKEWLSLCAVAVNDKIVSSLDIKLKDDDVVNLLPPVSGG; encoded by the coding sequence ATGGCAACTGTGAATTTTTTGGGTCCCATAAATAAAAAATCAATTTCCGTAACTTGCTCATCCTTAAAAGAGTTAAAAGAGTTTTTAAGCGAGGATAAAGACTTAAAAGAATGGCTTAGTCTTTGTGCTGTCGCTGTAAATGACAAGATAGTTTCCTCCTTAGATATAAAGTTAAAAGATGATGATGTGGTAAATCTTTTGCCGCCAGTAAGTGGAGGCTAA
- a CDS encoding molybdopterin synthase catalytic subunit, producing MFELVDGPLNVPYFYEKYFNFYKDKNFGAFLSFCGIVRAEDNIQALSFDIYDNLLKTWFDEWQESVKKDNIKLCFAHSRGDVKIHESSYFVAVLSPQRKKGLQILNDFVEDFKARAPIWKYDIKNSQRIYAKDRSTVLKEAGLLQ from the coding sequence GTGTTTGAGCTTGTTGATGGGCCCTTAAATGTGCCTTATTTTTATGAGAAGTATTTTAATTTTTATAAGGATAAAAATTTTGGTGCCTTTTTGAGTTTTTGCGGCATAGTAAGGGCTGAGGATAATATACAAGCTTTAAGCTTTGATATATATGATAATTTGCTAAAAACTTGGTTTGATGAGTGGCAAGAAAGCGTTAAAAAGGATAATATCAAGCTTTGTTTTGCCCACTCAAGAGGGGATGTAAAAATTCATGAAAGTTCTTATTTTGTGGCTGTTTTATCGCCTCAAAGAAAAAAGGGTTTGCAAATTTTAAATGACTTTGTGGAGGATTTTAAGGCCAGGGCACCGATTTGGAAGTATGATATTAAAAATTCTCAAAGAATTTATGCTAAAGACCGCTCTACGGTGTTAAAAGAAGCAGGACTTTTACAATGA
- a CDS encoding molybdopterin molybdotransferase MoeA, which produces MITYKQALSLLDLHIKDYNFIEKVSITECLDRILAQDISAMDDNPSFATASMDGYAISFSSLDKAFKIVGEIAAGEFKDLSISENTCIKTMTGALMPKNSDTLVPVEFVEREGDEIRIKEKLRKGFAVRKVAECYKKGEILLKKGTKLGFAEIALLAELGYFHITVFKKPVISILSTGSELKDLGESLQNPAQLRSSNHIALANIAKKLHSKPVLYPLLKDDKDEIAFHLESALQSSDIVVSTGGVSMGDFDFLKELVKDYELIFDKVCIKPGKHVKIASFENKFILALPGFAYSAICTFTLFARHIIYTWLLQEKNYYLKAYFQGSHAKEHDLLEFLTCNLVFKDAKIYANLEGKKQGSSAIISNLSKAALLMNDKKEIKENELVDILLLP; this is translated from the coding sequence ATGATAACTTACAAGCAAGCCCTATCTTTGCTAGATTTACACATAAAAGATTACAACTTCATCGAAAAAGTAAGCATTACAGAGTGTTTAGATAGAATTTTAGCACAAGATATAAGTGCAATGGATGATAATCCAAGCTTTGCCACAGCTTCAATGGATGGCTATGCGATTTCTTTTTCATCGCTTGATAAAGCCTTCAAGATTGTAGGAGAAATAGCAGCCGGAGAATTTAAAGACTTAAGCATAAGTGAAAATACTTGTATAAAGACTATGACAGGTGCTTTAATGCCCAAAAATAGCGATACTTTGGTGCCTGTTGAATTTGTCGAGCGCGAGGGCGATGAAATTCGCATAAAAGAAAAGCTTAGAAAAGGTTTTGCCGTAAGAAAGGTAGCTGAGTGCTACAAAAAGGGTGAAATTTTGCTGAAAAAAGGCACGAAACTTGGCTTTGCTGAGATAGCGCTTTTAGCTGAGCTTGGTTATTTTCATATAACTGTGTTTAAAAAGCCTGTTATAAGCATCTTAAGCACAGGTTCTGAACTAAAGGATTTAGGCGAGAGCTTGCAAAATCCAGCCCAGCTTCGCTCCTCAAACCACATAGCCCTAGCCAATATAGCCAAAAAGCTTCATTCTAAGCCTGTGCTTTATCCTTTGCTAAAGGATGATAAAGACGAGATAGCCTTTCATCTAGAAAGTGCTTTGCAAAGCTCTGATATAGTGGTGAGCACGGGCGGGGTGTCGATGGGGGACTTTGATTTTTTAAAAGAGCTTGTAAAAGATTACGAACTTATCTTTGATAAGGTCTGCATAAAGCCTGGAAAACACGTAAAAATAGCTTCTTTTGAAAATAAATTTATCTTAGCTTTGCCCGGTTTTGCGTATTCTGCGATATGTACTTTCACGCTTTTTGCAAGACACATCATCTACACTTGGCTTTTGCAAGAAAAAAATTATTATCTAAAGGCGTATTTTCAAGGCTCACACGCAAAAGAACATGATTTGTTGGAATTTTTAACTTGTAATTTAGTGTTTAAGGATGCAAAAATTTATGCAAATTTAGAGGGCAAAAAACAAGGCTCAAGCGCGATAATAAGCAATCTAAGCAAGGCTGCCTTACTTATGAATGATAAAAAAGAAATAAAAGAAAATGAGCTGGTAGATATTTTGCTTTTGCCTTAA
- a CDS encoding radical SAM/SPASM domain-containing protein, with protein MKFQKIYIELSDICGLNCEFCPAKKARRGVMGLENFEKIAKKIHNKARIFTFHILGDPLCLPDIKAYVEVAQKYNMSLELTSSAFYLDENIQKLLYEAKNIRQINFSLASFFSQNKKSFDEYTRPLLEFLSLDFKHKFVNLRLWNLDKNAEFLKTNERFYSLFEDFFKIKINTKEPRIRLKDYVILEQKYRFDWSFKNTVQESGYCHALSKQIGVLSNALLVPCCMDYDGVLSLGNLLDSDLDELLKGKKAMDMKEGFKKGILTQELCKKCAFAKPKPC; from the coding sequence ATGAAATTTCAAAAAATATATATAGAATTAAGCGATATTTGCGGTTTAAACTGTGAGTTTTGCCCTGCCAAAAAGGCTAGGCGGGGCGTAATGGGGCTTGAAAATTTTGAAAAAATAGCTAAAAAAATTCATAATAAAGCTAGAATTTTCACCTTTCATATCTTAGGTGACCCGCTTTGTCTGCCTGACATAAAGGCTTATGTGGAAGTAGCGCAAAAATACAATATGAGCTTAGAGCTTACTAGCAGTGCCTTTTATCTTGATGAAAATATACAAAAGCTTTTGTACGAGGCTAAAAACATAAGGCAGATAAATTTTTCTTTGGCCTCGTTTTTTTCGCAAAATAAAAAAAGCTTTGATGAATACACAAGACCCTTGCTTGAGTTTTTAAGTCTTGATTTTAAGCATAAATTCGTGAATTTAAGACTGTGGAATTTAGATAAAAATGCTGAATTTTTAAAAACAAATGAGCGTTTTTACAGCCTTTTTGAGGATTTTTTTAAGATAAAAATAAATACAAAAGAGCCTAGAATTCGCTTAAAAGACTATGTGATTTTAGAACAAAAGTATAGATTTGATTGGTCTTTTAAAAACACAGTGCAAGAAAGTGGCTACTGTCACGCCTTAAGCAAGCAAATTGGCGTGTTAAGCAATGCTTTGCTTGTGCCTTGCTGTATGGATTATGACGGAGTTTTGTCTTTAGGAAATCTCCTTGATAGCGATTTAGATGAGCTTTTAAAAGGAAAAAAGGCTATGGATATGAAAGAGGGTTTTAAGAAAGGAATTTTAACACAAGAGCTTTGTAAAAAATGCGCCTTTGCAAAACCTAAGCCTTGCTAA
- a CDS encoding ThiF family adenylyltransferase — MQDRYTRVKWLVGDENFAKFKSTKILLCGLGGVGGFCADALFRSGFCDITVIDADSFELTNQNRQLHSENIGEKKAFVYERIYGFKAVVARIDEDFLKEFKLDNFDVIIDAIDDIKAKVALAKAVNLQEQIFVSSMGGARRIDSSRIKIAPIFKTHTDAFARKVRYELKKANFKGSFDVVFSDESAKCVNLGSFMGVTASFGLALSSLVLQKVLSKA, encoded by the coding sequence ATGCAAGATAGATACACAAGGGTAAAATGGCTAGTAGGAGATGAAAATTTCGCTAAATTTAAATCTACTAAAATTTTACTATGCGGACTTGGCGGGGTTGGGGGCTTTTGTGCTGACGCTTTGTTTAGAAGTGGCTTTTGCGATATCACAGTAATTGATGCTGATAGCTTTGAGCTTACTAATCAAAACCGCCAGCTTCACAGCGAAAACATAGGCGAAAAAAAGGCCTTTGTATATGAAAGAATTTACGGCTTTAAGGCCGTGGTTGCTAGGATAGATGAGGATTTTTTAAAAGAATTTAAGCTTGATAATTTTGATGTGATAATAGATGCGATAGATGATATAAAGGCTAAGGTAGCTTTGGCAAAGGCTGTAAATTTGCAAGAACAAATTTTTGTTTCTTCTATGGGCGGTGCAAGGAGAATTGATAGTTCAAGGATAAAAATAGCACCCATTTTTAAAACTCACACAGATGCTTTTGCTAGAAAAGTTCGCTATGAGCTAAAAAAGGCAAATTTTAAAGGCTCTTTTGATGTTGTTTTTTCGGATGAAAGTGCAAAATGTGTAAATTTGGGCTCTTTTATGGGCGTTACTGCTTCTTTTGGTTTGGCACTCTCATCTTTGGTGTTACAAAAAGTGCTTAGCAAGGCTTAG
- the surE gene encoding 5'/3'-nucleotidase SurE, translating to MKEILVTNDDGFDSKGLNKLVKMLRKEFKAKVTVVAPASEKSACAHSISLKNPLKLIKLSKRFYKLDDGTPSDCIYLALFALYKKKLPDLVISGINHGANISEDITYSGTCAGAMEAVLQGIPAVALSQYYTKKEDSKNLDFSKSLKILKKIIASLLKDDFPLDKKQFLNINFPSANTKFKGLKVARAGKRVYNYKAYEKKNPHGMKYYWLGTSELEHIHEKDSDVSLLLQGYATITPIMLDLTAYDKLEKVRKWIENAR from the coding sequence ATGAAAGAAATTTTAGTTACAAACGATGATGGTTTTGACTCAAAAGGCTTAAACAAGCTTGTAAAAATGCTAAGAAAAGAATTTAAAGCAAAAGTAACTGTTGTAGCGCCCGCAAGCGAGAAATCAGCCTGTGCTCACTCCATCTCACTTAAAAATCCTTTAAAATTAATCAAGCTTTCAAAAAGATTTTACAAGCTTGATGATGGCACCCCGTCAGACTGTATATATTTAGCACTTTTTGCCCTTTATAAAAAGAAGCTTCCAGACCTTGTGATAAGCGGCATAAACCACGGAGCAAACATAAGCGAAGATATAACATACTCGGGCACTTGTGCAGGGGCAATGGAAGCTGTTTTGCAAGGAATTCCAGCCGTGGCACTGTCACAGTATTACACAAAAAAAGAAGATAGCAAAAACTTAGATTTTTCAAAATCTTTAAAAATTCTTAAAAAAATCATAGCTTCCTTGCTAAAAGATGATTTTCCTCTTGATAAAAAGCAGTTTTTAAACATAAATTTTCCCTCCGCAAACACCAAATTCAAAGGCTTAAAGGTAGCTAGAGCTGGCAAAAGGGTATATAATTACAAGGCTTACGAGAAAAAAAATCCTCATGGAATGAAGTATTATTGGCTTGGAACTAGCGAGCTAGAACATATTCATGAAAAGGACTCAGATGTTAGCTTGCTTTTACAAGGCTATGCTACAATTACTCCTATCATGCTTGATTTAACGGCTTATGACAAGCTGGAGAAAGTTAGAAAGTGGATTGAAAATGCAAGATAG